In one window of Clavelina lepadiformis chromosome 4, kaClaLepa1.1, whole genome shotgun sequence DNA:
- the LOC143453273 gene encoding transmembrane protein 220-like, with the protein MFFFRILHIIAAIFFGLSAYVQKNDPDAEIWIIIYLLPAFLSLSTAIWPGFTELAIISCMNTVIIVGYCLYGGFVLASNYDFDENLLHWIIHDEAGREFSGLMIVTLWSAAMHGSSRSIPKQTLLMTSLIVIAPAAYWLYIYFDHSFRLLWPEHCQTALYPDS; encoded by the exons ATGTTTTTCTTCCGTATTCTGCACATCATTGCTGCAATTTTCTTTGGACTGTCCGCTTACGTCCAG AAAAACGACCCAGATGCAGAAATTTGGATT attATTTATCTTCTGCCAGCTTTCTTGTCATTGTCCACAGCAATATGGCCTGGCTTTACAG AACTTGCGATAATAAGCTGCATGAACACGGTGATCATTGTTGGATATTGCTTATATGGGGGATTTGTCCTTGCTTCGAACTATGACTTTGATGAAAATCTGCTTCATTGGATCATTCATGATGAAGCTGGCAG AGAGTTCAGTGGCTTGATGATAGTTACTTTGTGGTCTGCTGCAATGCATGGTTCCAGTCG GTCTATTCCAAAACAAACATTGTTGATGACATCGTTGATTGTAATCGCTCCAGCAGCTTATTGgttgtatatttattttgatCATTCGTTCAGACTTTTGTGGCCCGAGCACTGTCAGACTGCTCTTTATCCTGATTCATGA
- the LOC143452839 gene encoding uncharacterized protein LOC143452839 — MANLEVTRTPIRLGQSAITLRTQNAGYIPAISDLTYRDRTQKRTWLSYKGARPIHRTTLTLDRSKPKLDYVTLYKYHFHGNPHLQGVRRPPTCPSMFTSQWDIGENKTTDFTTQTEQMFPPKTGESVKTQRKVQQRNRYNNTHGRKMMDVTDMDTGASYVTSYRVTHDVLGRSRGPGVPHARKIPPRFNVISGETLANAVKGSSHRLRSGNRVLSQQRQRSNIYETFQLG, encoded by the exons ATGGCGAATTTAGAAGTCACAAGGACTCCAATTCGACTTGGGCAGAGTGCCATCACTTTGAGGACGCAGAATGCAGGGTATATACCGGCTATAAGCGATCTTACGTACAGAGATAGGACACAGAAACGGACATGGCTTTCTTACAAAGGCGCGCGTCCTATTCATAGAACAACCTTAACCTTGGACCGTAGTAAACCGAAACTGGATTACGTCACTTTATACAAATAC CACTTTCATGGCAACCCGCACTTGCAAGGCGTTCGGCGCCCCCCGACCTGCCCGTCTAtgtttacgtcacaatgggACATCggagaaaacaaaacaacggATTTTACGACTCAGACTGAGCAAATGTTTCCACCTAAGACTGGAGAATCT GTGAAAACGCAACGTAAAGTCCAGCAGCGTAATCGCTACAACAACACGCACGGCCGGAAGATGATGGACGTCACAGACATGGACACTGGGGCTTCTTACGTGACTTCCTATCGCGTTACGCACGACGTTCTGGGGAGAAGTAGAGGTCCGGGTGTTCCCCACGCAAGAAAAATACCGCCTAGATTTAACGTCATTTCCG GTGAAACACTGGCTAATGCCGTAAAGGGATCCAGTCACAGACTACGCTCCGGGAACAGAGTTCTTTCCCAACAAAGACAACGCTCGAACATTTACGAGACTTTCCAACTtggttga